GAACCAGCGGTCAAACACCTTGTTGACCATCGTCTGGTTGGCAAAGACCGCGTCAGTCGTCGAATAATCGTCGCCACGCGAAGTGAGTTCCGCGATCCACCAGAGACGGTGGATGGCGTTTGAGTACAAGTCGGAGCCCGCACCAAGGAACTTCTCTCTCATCGCCTCCTCGGAGCGATACTCCCAACGGTGCCGGACCAGATCGGGATACCGCACGACTGCCAGCCAGTGCCAGAGGCCTGGATCGCCGGCGGTTCGTCTCGTGATGTCGAGACCACGGTGAATCTCTTCAGCGAGTGCGCCGTCTATAGCTGTGTCGTACTCCGGGTACTCCTCAAGCACTTGCTTTACTGCCGAATCGATCCTGTCCAGGTCGGCTGTCGGACGACCCGGCATGGGCTCCACGTACTCGTTCAGTTGTTCGTCAGTGAGCGTCACCTCACCCTTCATGAATGATTCACCAACGAGGCGACGTCCGTCTTCGGTCAATCGGTGTAATTCTGTCTCGGTCACGTTAGATCTGGAGGCCTTCCTCCATGAGATGGATCAGTTGCTCTCGGGGGTTTATGTACTCCTGAAGTTCGCTATCGATCCGTTGTATCACGTGAGGTAGGGTCTGTGGGTCAGAGAGATCGTCGCTAAGACGGTAAGTTGCCTCCGACACGTCGCTGGTATCGTAGAGGTTACGAGCAAACGTCTGAAGTACCATCTCCTGCCACTCGTGTTCAACGTCACCCTCTGCGTCTACGGCACTCCCAGCCCGAACAAGCAGTTGCACCCACACACCGTAGCTCACCTGGTCGAGTATCACGTCACGCATCCGAGCCTCGGCCCCGACAGATCCTCTACTCTGGAGGACCTCGGCAATACGGGGATGGTCGGAGTTGATCCACAATTTAGGACGACTCTCGTTCCGGAAGTCGAGGTAGTATAGCTTGTTCCCATCTGGGAGGTGAGCGTTTTGTGAGAAACGTACTCGCTCACCATCAATGGCGGCTCGCTCTTCGTCGTCTGGGCGGTCAACGACGACGTAGTACAGCGTCCCACTAGCGACGCGGAAGTTCTTTTGCTCGGCATAATCGCTTGATCCTTCTCCCGAATGAGATTCTGTGCGAACGAGATACGGACGTAGTTCGACAGTCCCTCGGACAGTGCTCTTCGGAACTTCTAGCGTGACGTTGTATTCACCGGGCGTCGTAGGAGCTTCAGAAATGATGACCCGGTCACGGTAGATCGTTTCGTGACAGCGAATGGCTACATAGAGCTTGGCCGGAGGCTGTGCCCGTTCGTCCTGCGGAAAGACCGCTTGAACCGTCTCCTCAGGCAGGCGTAGTTTCCCGTAGAGAGTGATGGTTTCCCAATCCGGATCATCACTACTGTCGGATGACGACACTGCCGACGCGAGGTTGATCTCTGTCTGTGCTGGGTTCAGTTCAAGTGCTGTTTGATTCCCGTCGTCAACGGTGAACGAGTCCAGTTCGAAGTCTATTCCCTTATCCCGATAACTGAACGGAAGTGTCGTAGTACGGTGTCGCTGCGAGTGCCTGGTCACGCTTGATCCTCCTCTGGTGTCTGTAACTCTGCGAGTATCTCTAGTTGTGTCGCGCCGACATCACCGTGTACTAAGTCAGCGGCTTCATCAGAATGAGAACGACCAGAGAACGAGACTTCATTGACGTGTTCGTCGGCGACAAGGTGAGCGCATCCATCGTCGTACGACACGGTCACGCCGGATTGTTCGATCTCGACGTAGTCAATGGGAATGTCGTCGTAACGGGATCCGTCCTCACCAATACCGGTGAGTGAGATGTCGGCACTCCATCCATCGAACTCCTCTGAGAGTACTTTAATTCGACCAGATATCGTCCATGCGTCGCCATTGAAGCGCGACGAGCTGTCGATCTCAAAGGCAGGGTCGGCGGGCGACGTCGTGGATCGTGGATTCCCACTTCCGTGGATCGGGAATCGATTCAGAACGTTGTCGGAGAGGGAGTCGCCGTTGCTGCCCTTCGAGATCAAGTGACGGAGGCCGTCGCGCAGCGTTCCGAACATATCGTCAAGTGCCATCCGAAAGCCACGTTGATACTGCTCACGGAGATTCTCGGTGGACTCCCACTCGTCGTGTTCTGGTGGTTCGGCGAACCGAAGGAACCGGTCGATTTCCCGGTCACTCTTCGACGGAGTCCCTTCCGGCCGTGCTTCACCAGCGGCTAACACGCCGAAGAAGTTTCGGTCACCATAGGCGACACGGCTCTGGTCGTAGTACTTGACCACCATCCCTGCTCCCCGGAAGAGCGCGACATTATTCAGGTACGCATCGTTGTCTGCGGGGGATGCGAGACGTGCCGATAATCGGACTGAGCCGTCGGGAGTCTCAGTTCCATCGGCACGAGGCGGGAGCTTAACGGGAATATCAAGTCCAGCAACGTCTCCGGGGTCTACCAGCGTCTGAGCATCCGTAGTTCTCTCATCATATGCCTCGACGAACGGTCGGATCGCCGGGACGCTCTCTACATCGGCCGTCAGTGTCTCGTCTGGCGTTTCGACCGTGATTTCGAGGTCTCCCCGATAGATCGCTGGCCAGAAGTACTTGACCGAAGCGTCAACGAATTCCTGTGCGAGGTCTTCAACCTCTGGTCGCTCGTCCCGCGTCGGATCCTGAAACTCAACGACCATAGCGCTCGTTCCGCTGACAGCGGGCCGTTCTACGTGCAGTTGTTCTGCGAGCCGCGACGCGTGCTCCCCCCAGAAGGACTCTGGGCGAGGGCCGTCGTCCGTCTCAATAGGCTGGCAAAGCCACCCCGCACCTTGGTACGTCGTATCGTCCTCCGGGAGTTGGTGTGTTGGGAATTTAGAGCGGGCGATGAGTCGCGGAGAATCGTCCTCACGCACACTATGTGTGAGGTGCGAGTTGAAGACGACCGTCGAAGCACCCGAGAACGTCCAGAGTACGGACTTACCGAGGCCGTACGAGCCGCCGGCGGTGTCGTCTTGCTTGCTGCTGTAGAGTTCGTCGCGGACTAGCGCGGCGTAGTTCGAGTCTTCGTCCCAGCTTCCGGTCAAGCCGGTCGTGTTTCTGTCTTCAACGACGAGGAGGCGGAGTTCGGCATCAGGGTCGTTGACTCGTTCGACGACCCGTTCGTAGCGATGGCCATTATGTGTGTCTGCGACCGCTCGCATCCGTTCACCGAGTCTATCGTCCCAGCCGAGTCCGTCAAGGAACTCCTCTTTCTCGTCACCCGTGAGCGTGACGAAACGGAACGTCACTTCAACTGGATCGCCATTCGGGAGGCCCTGATCGTTCGCGTTTTGGAGGACCTCACGGACGAACGCCTCGGAGTCATGGTCAACGGCGTGTTTGGTCGGATCGTCACCGTAGCGTGGCGCTCCTGGTCCACCACTGAAGAAGAACCATTCGACCGCTTCGTTGATTTGTATCTGCTCCTGATCCATGTGAGAAACCGGTATGTCCGTACGGAACTAAGACCACCTAGTTAGTATTACTGTTACGAGTTGATGGAGTCCGGTCAGTCGGAACAAGCAGAGGTTCTAATCGGGTGCTGTCACTCTTCACGCGGTAGGATGTAGTCGGGTTGGTGTCGTTGCCGAACGCTTATGTGACGATACGCAAGAAAGAGGGTTATGAAGGTAGCCGCAGTGGATCTGTTCTGCGGGGCCGGCGGACTCAGTTATGGCCTCCAGCAAGCCGGCATCTCGGTCGTTGCAGGGATTGATCATGACCGAGACTGTGAGCACCCGTACGAACAGAACATAAACGGCGAATACGTACGAGCGGACATCCCCGCGTTGGCACAGGATCCCGAACCAATCGCACAGATGTATCCGTGGGATGCAGACCTAAAGGTCCTCGCAGCATGCGCACCTTGTCAACCATACTCTACGATGGGACATTCGAAGGGAGAGGGCCACGAGGACCATCAAAAATGGGGGCTGCTAAACGAGGTGTCACGGATCGTAGAGTACGTTGAACCGGACGTAGTCGTCACCGAAAACGTACTCCAAGTGAAACAGGAGGATGGCGTCTACGACGCGTTCATCGAGAGCCTTGAATCCCAAGGTTATCAGGTCAACAGCGACGATAACAAGAACGTCTATTGTCCCGAATACGGAATCCCACAGAAGCGGAAGCGGTGGGTTGTCATGGCGTCCAAGCGTGGCTCCCTCTCTCTGCCCGACCCCCCGATTCAGAACGAGGACGACTATCCAACGGTCAAGAACACGATCGATCACTTGCCACCAATTGAAGCTGGAGAAGTTAGTGACGTGAACGACGTGCATAGAGCACGTTCTCTCTCGAAAAAGAACCTGGAACGTATCGATAACATGGAGCCCGGTGGAGATTGGACTCTCTGGGAAGAGGCGGGCCTTGATCACCTCCTTGCAGACTGCCACCGGAAGGCAAGTGGACGGTCGTACAAGGCACCCTACAGCCGGATGCGACCCGACGAACCCTCTCCGACGATCACGACGCAGTTCTACAATTACGGGAGTGGTCGCTTCGGACACTACGATACAGATCAGAATCGGGCACTCTCACTCCTCGAGGGAGCATTGCTTCAGACATTCCCGGAGGACTACGACTTCTACGACGAGTGGGAGGACGTCGGCGTGTCAAACCTGGGCCGAATGATCGGTAATGCAGTCCCCCCGAAGCTCGGTGAGTACATGGGAAAGGCGATCCTCTCGCACGTCGGCGCGGCAGCGCCGTCTGTTGAGTCCACCGTCGCCGACGATTGAGTGAGAACTGATGTCGTCTGAGATGGAGCACCGATTTCGGACAAACCTGCTTGAATGGGGGAAGGAGAACCGCCGCGAATACCCGTGGCGGGAACCGGATCGAACACTGTACGAGGTATTCATAGCGGAGTTCTTCCTGACTCAGACACCGGCTGACAACGTTGCAGGGGTCTATCCGAGGTTCCTGGAACGGTTCCCCACGCTGGAAGAGCTAGCGGAGGCCAGTGAGCACGAACTCGTCGAAGTTATTGAGCCCCTCGGATTCCAAAACATGCGCGCAGAGGCGCTGAAGCAGATCGCCTCAACGTACGACCACCTCCCCACCGAGCCGGAATCGCTGATGGAACTTCCGCGAGTGGGCCGGTACGTGGCGAACGCCACGTTGTGCTTTGCTCGTGGTGACCGATTGCCGGTACTTGACAGGAACGTCGAGAGGGTGTACAGTCGAGTATTTCGAGATGCATGGCCCGAAACAGAAGCGGATCAGTTGGCTTTCACGCAGAGACTGGTGCCTGATGACGCCCGTGCGTACAACCTCGCCCTGCTTGATTTCGGTGCGCTGGTCTGTCAGACTGAACCGTTGTGTGAGCAGTGTTTCGCCAACGAGTATTGTGTCTACTTCCAAAAATCGAGAAGGAGTGCATAGCGCTACGAGATCGCCGGCAGTTGTTCTTGGGATGCTGTCGTATGACCAAATCGCGTTATGTATCCAGCACGACCACTGGAACTTCCCACCGTGTAGGGTTTCCGACAGAACCGGTGAGTTGGACTATACTTTAGTACCGTTTTCAGATGGAGGCTTTAAATTGGGTCAATGTCTAAGCGCATAGCAGTGACAATCTACGTGAACGCTACACGGGTCTGCCCTACCAGATATTCTCTTAGTGGCTTCCAGCGAGCTGAACCAGTTATGGGTGGTTCTGCGTGACATCAGATGGAGAGACCACACGCGAAGAGCCACTTATCCTCCACTGTTTCGCAGACTACGGAACGGAATCAGAGGTACTCAGCGACTTTGGCAACGTAATTCGTGTCGGAATTGACCCCAAGGACACGAACGAAAGTGCGCCGATCAAGGCAGACGCCCACATTGAAGAAAAAGAGTGGGACCTACCGATAGAGGACGGCACTACGTTCGATCTCGGGCTGTTCCACCCGGTCTGCTCACGGTGGGCCGCGACGACGAGTATCTCGGGGGATCCCGATGAGCACGAGAACATGATCCCGAGTGCACGGATACTCGCCGAGAAGTACTGTGATCACTACGTCATCGAAAACGTTCCGCGCGCACCCCTTAACGATCCCGTTGTGTTGAACGGGCGGATGTTTGGTATGCCGATCGAATACGAACGCGCGTTCGAGACTTCGTTCAAGGTTCCACAGCCACCCCGTGAGAAACGGTTCTTGACTACAGATGGATCGTCTGAGAAAGCTGAGACCTCGTCGTTCTTCTTCTCCGAACGGTCCAGAGAGTGGTGGGCAGCGGTCAAAAACTACTCACCAAGGTCGTATCCGAAGAGTCACATAGCGAAGAACGCGATTCCCGCGCCATTCATTTACTACCTGGTTCGGGTGTGGTTGATGGTGTACGAGGACGAACAAGGAATCTCGGAGGGGCGAGTGGACTACTCCGACTACAATGAGCGAATGGACATCAAGCGCAAAAGTGAGGACAACCGTCAGTTAGACGAGTTCTGATGTGACACAAAACAGGTATCCGATACGGACAAGTGGATCGCAGGTTTCGGTAAGAGGTACAGTCTGATGGGCGAGAACAAGTGTCACGTATATCTGGATCGAGAGTCAAACTCGTCGTACGTCGGGGACCCGTTCGTCGGTGTGCCCATCTCCCGCGACATCATTGAAGCCGTCGCTACTCAGTATCACGTAGAGTCCCATTCACTCGCCAGAGCCCTGCGAGAAGTGCGAAACACGTCCGTGATTAACGTTGAAACCCTCTTCACGGGTTTTGATCCTCTTCCTGTCGGTAGAAGTGACGATGGGCTGTTGTACGTACTAGCCGAGGCGGACGGATGTTGGGACACTGTGGCCAGCCGAATCGGACTCACAGAAGATGGCCGAGAAGCCGTAGCGGCCGCTCACGACTGGCAAGTCCGAGAAGTGATTAAAGACAGAGAAGTGAGAGGTGGCGGCGGGTTCGTCGTCTCCTGCTCGGAGTTTCCCGTAGACGCTATTGACGATATCGTAGCGGTGGTGGCCAAGACCAGACTGACGAATCGACAGGCGACGTCTTGGATCCTCTCACAGTACGTCCCAGGTAGTGATGCAATCGCCCGAATACTCTCGGTCCCCGAGTCGATCGTTCAGTCGGAGCTCGCCACCGTTGACCAGGCTACGCGGCAGAGCGCGGCAGAGATACGAACTCTCAACGTCCCCGGACCACTCACTCGCCTTGAACCGGAGCCCCAGGCCTCAACGTGGATGGGGCTTAATTGGTCTAGATGGTTCGACCTTCAAGACTGGAAAACGCTCCGTAAAGAACTGCCACGCCGCCCAGGCCTCTACCGAGTTCGACACTCAGAACTCCCGGGATTGATGTACATTGGGGAGTCGGGATCCGAGGGAGGCGTTCGACAGCGCGTAGGGTTAGGTCTGTCAGCCGGAGTAAATGAATCAAATCAACAGACTAGTGACAAACACGGTGCTGCCCATCCTCTCCAGCAAATTACTGAGATCGCGGGGGGTAAGATGGAGGTCTCTGTTACTACACCTCCAATATCGTCGAATCAAAGACATCGCCGCGCCATAGAGGCGACTCTGGTGGCGGTCTGTCGGCGAGAAATTGGCTGGACACCTATGGTCCAACTGAACCGAGAGCCTGCTGTGCACGTAAGCGACTCCGACGGCGAGTTACATCATGAGTTAAGGGACATCGCAGAACGGTCCTCATACACCGTACCGTCGTGGCAGCCCTGGCGTGATGTGACCGCCCCACAATGGGTGGGTCTCAACTGGACCGAGAGCCGTCCGCTCTCTGAGCGAGACGGGATCAACAGTAGTGGAGTACATGCGTTTCGACTGTGGCGGGAGGATCAAACGGGGGAATGGTGGGATCAAACGGTCCAAGAAGTGGGTACGACCGGATCGATATCAAGTCGGCTGTTCAAACTGCAGAACGAGTATGGAGACGAGATGCGTTTCTCTGTCGTCACCCTTGACGGGCTAAGCTCTGACACACAACGTCGGTCGCGTGAACTCAGAGAAACCCGCTACGATCTCGTCGGCGCACACTACCTGGCCACTGGCACTCCCCCGAAGGCACAGTTCTGACCCCAATCGGGGGACTACACCGGCGACGTACCGCACATATTTATGTCGGAAGGGGAGAGTTGTGGCAATTATGAATCGTAGCACACACTTTTCCGACATATCTGGGGTCACACCCGCTAGTGCCAGTGGGGTGTCGTGATGAGCGGTCAGTGGGGATTCACCACGTCTCGACCAACTGATGCTCGGTACGGTGACGACGTCGCAAAGTACGCGATGTCGCACGGTGAACCGGGGCTGAAGACGTTCGTTCGGGAGGTATTGCAGAACTCGAATGACGCACGGTTGGACAACGATCAACCAGCACGGGTCACGTTCAAGTTGGAATCCTTACAGGGTGACGAGGCAATAGAGTACCTTAGAGCACTTGATATCGAGACGTGGTCCGAACACGCTAATTTAGCGACA
This portion of the Haloterrigena gelatinilytica genome encodes:
- a CDS encoding DUF6339 family protein, coding for MKGEVTLTDEQLNEYVEPMPGRPTADLDRIDSAVKQVLEEYPEYDTAIDGALAEEIHRGLDITRRTAGDPGLWHWLAVVRYPDLVRHRWEYRSEEAMREKFLGAGSDLYSNAIHRLWWIAELTSRGDDYSTTDAVFANQTMVNKVFDRWFARYQPAVRAMCDELADEPSRVIDETTRRFNHALTNVQLEGLSENEAREMIRQIVAESQ
- a CDS encoding DNA cytosine methyltransferase, with amino-acid sequence MKVAAVDLFCGAGGLSYGLQQAGISVVAGIDHDRDCEHPYEQNINGEYVRADIPALAQDPEPIAQMYPWDADLKVLAACAPCQPYSTMGHSKGEGHEDHQKWGLLNEVSRIVEYVEPDVVVTENVLQVKQEDGVYDAFIESLESQGYQVNSDDNKNVYCPEYGIPQKRKRWVVMASKRGSLSLPDPPIQNEDDYPTVKNTIDHLPPIEAGEVSDVNDVHRARSLSKKNLERIDNMEPGGDWTLWEEAGLDHLLADCHRKASGRSYKAPYSRMRPDEPSPTITTQFYNYGSGRFGHYDTDQNRALSLLEGALLQTFPEDYDFYDEWEDVGVSNLGRMIGNAVPPKLGEYMGKAILSHVGAAAPSVESTVADD
- a CDS encoding HhH-GPD family protein, giving the protein MSSEMEHRFRTNLLEWGKENRREYPWREPDRTLYEVFIAEFFLTQTPADNVAGVYPRFLERFPTLEELAEASEHELVEVIEPLGFQNMRAEALKQIASTYDHLPTEPESLMELPRVGRYVANATLCFARGDRLPVLDRNVERVYSRVFRDAWPETEADQLAFTQRLVPDDARAYNLALLDFGALVCQTEPLCEQCFANEYCVYFQKSRRSA